One stretch of Streptomyces sp. NBC_00443 DNA includes these proteins:
- a CDS encoding MFS transporter codes for MTVGADTRSATADGTRRRARTVLALLALFIVVNAADKAVLGLTAGPIKDDLGLSATEFGVIASSFYLLFSLSAVSVGFLGDRIRPRPLLAVLALVWAAAQLPILLPATGFGALVATRVVLGAGEGPGFPLANYTAFTWFPEKRRALPSAVVVAGGAGGTVLAAPLVVLVTNTLGWRAAFGLLGAAGVVWTLVWLRVGGGGPYAAHLGPGPADDEPSAGGVPTVSADGARPTVPFRRIVTTGTWLGATFSTFAVMWTLSLGFAWLPLFLEDQVGFSDAEISGIVGLPALSMAVLVLTAGAVAHRLLRRGVTARVAQGLIGALLPLLAGMCLLLATRAGPAPLLLPLLVLAFSAGNGQTPLTNAAIADICPAGRRSAALGLSYALAALSSLLAPYVTGRIIDAAPTEAAGYGQAFDLAACLLIAGAVVSALLIRPDRDALTLLAAHPATSSASAASSASAESSADAEPTAKE; via the coding sequence CGTTGGGGCGGACACCCGGTCGGCCACGGCGGACGGCACCCGCCGCCGGGCCCGCACCGTCCTGGCCTTGCTGGCGCTCTTCATCGTCGTCAACGCCGCTGACAAGGCCGTCCTCGGCCTGACCGCGGGCCCCATCAAGGACGACCTCGGGCTCTCCGCCACCGAGTTCGGCGTCATCGCCAGCAGCTTCTACCTCCTGTTCAGCCTCTCGGCCGTCTCGGTCGGCTTCCTGGGCGACCGCATCCGCCCCCGGCCCCTGCTCGCCGTGCTCGCCCTCGTCTGGGCGGCGGCGCAACTGCCGATCCTCCTCCCCGCCACAGGATTCGGAGCCCTCGTCGCCACCCGGGTCGTGCTCGGTGCGGGTGAGGGGCCGGGCTTCCCGCTGGCCAACTACACGGCGTTCACCTGGTTTCCGGAGAAGCGGCGCGCGCTGCCCTCGGCCGTCGTGGTCGCGGGCGGCGCGGGGGGCACCGTCCTGGCCGCCCCGCTGGTCGTCCTGGTCACCAACACCCTCGGCTGGCGGGCCGCGTTCGGCCTGCTCGGGGCCGCCGGCGTGGTGTGGACCCTGGTCTGGCTGCGGGTCGGCGGCGGCGGGCCGTACGCCGCACACCTGGGCCCCGGACCGGCAGACGACGAACCGTCGGCAGGGGGCGTCCCGACGGTCTCCGCCGACGGGGCGCGCCCCACGGTCCCCTTCCGGCGCATCGTCACAACGGGCACCTGGCTCGGGGCCACTTTCTCCACCTTCGCGGTCATGTGGACGCTCTCCCTGGGTTTCGCCTGGCTGCCGCTCTTCCTGGAGGACCAGGTGGGCTTCAGCGACGCGGAGATCAGCGGGATCGTCGGGCTGCCGGCCCTGTCCATGGCCGTCCTGGTCCTCACCGCGGGAGCCGTCGCGCACCGGCTGCTGCGGAGAGGGGTGACCGCCCGGGTCGCGCAGGGACTGATCGGCGCGCTGCTGCCGCTTCTCGCCGGCATGTGTCTGCTACTCGCGACCCGGGCCGGTCCCGCCCCCCTCCTGCTGCCGTTGCTGGTCCTGGCGTTCTCCGCGGGCAACGGACAGACCCCCCTGACCAACGCGGCGATCGCGGACATCTGCCCGGCCGGCCGGCGCAGCGCCGCCCTGGGCCTCTCGTACGCCCTCGCCGCCCTCTCGAGCCTGCTCGCCCCCTATGTCACCGGGCGGATCATCGACGCGGCGCCCACCGAGGCCGCCGGCTACGGTCAGGCCTTCGACCTGGCCGCCTGTCTGCTGATCGCCGGTGCCGTGGTCTCGGCGCTCCTGATCCGACCCGACCGGGACGCCCTCACCTTGCTCGCCGCACACCCGGCGACGTCCAGCGCGTCCGCCGCTTCCAGCGCGTCCGCCGAGTCCAGTGCGGACGCGGAGCCCACAGCGAAGGAGTGA
- a CDS encoding thiolase family protein: protein MPVDIAVVHGARTPIGRYKGALSSTPAHRLGALVIREAVVGGGLDLGAVSEVVLGCVGQVGPDAFNARRASLAAGLPVTTPAYNVNRLCGSGLQAVWSAAQSLTLGEADVVVAGGNESMTRQPLLDYSERAPDEVPGEPTVDGTVSLVTDPFGCYPMGMTGEVVADRYDISRQRQDEWAAESQRRAAVAVREGRFDEQIVPVATPGGVVERDEHPRPGTTVDKLAGLAPVFSQNGTITAGNSAGINDGAAAVLLMRSADLTPGAAPLCRLRDAVVTALEPEIMGVAPAEAIRSLLHRNGLTLDAIDVIELNEAFAAQVLAVMDGLKLDPDRVNPNGGAIALGHPIGATGTVLLLKAAHELRRTGGRLAVIALCIGGGQGIAALIENPDGTR, encoded by the coding sequence ATGCCCGTAGACATCGCCGTCGTCCACGGGGCGCGTACCCCGATCGGCCGATACAAGGGCGCACTGAGCTCGACTCCCGCGCACCGGCTGGGCGCCCTCGTGATCCGCGAGGCGGTCGTCGGCGGTGGGCTGGACCTCGGCGCAGTGAGCGAGGTCGTCCTGGGCTGCGTGGGCCAGGTGGGCCCCGACGCGTTCAACGCCCGGCGTGCGTCCCTGGCCGCCGGGCTACCCGTGACGACCCCCGCGTACAACGTCAACAGGCTGTGCGGGTCCGGACTGCAGGCCGTCTGGTCGGCCGCGCAGAGCCTCACCCTCGGCGAGGCAGACGTCGTCGTGGCGGGCGGCAACGAGTCGATGACCCGTCAGCCGCTGCTCGACTACAGCGAACGGGCCCCCGACGAGGTGCCGGGAGAGCCGACCGTGGACGGCACCGTTTCCCTGGTCACCGACCCCTTCGGGTGTTACCCGATGGGTATGACGGGCGAGGTGGTGGCGGACCGGTACGACATCTCGCGGCAGCGCCAGGACGAGTGGGCCGCCGAGAGTCAGCGCCGAGCCGCCGTCGCCGTCCGCGAGGGACGTTTCGACGAGCAGATCGTGCCCGTGGCCACCCCGGGCGGCGTCGTGGAGCGGGACGAACATCCCCGGCCCGGCACGACGGTGGACAAGCTCGCCGGCCTGGCTCCCGTGTTCTCGCAGAACGGCACGATCACCGCCGGGAACTCCGCCGGCATCAACGACGGCGCTGCCGCCGTGCTGCTGATGCGCTCGGCCGATCTCACCCCCGGCGCCGCACCGCTGTGCCGGCTGCGCGACGCGGTCGTCACCGCGCTGGAGCCGGAGATCATGGGCGTCGCCCCGGCCGAGGCGATCCGCAGCCTGCTGCATCGCAACGGCCTCACCCTGGACGCGATCGACGTGATCGAACTCAACGAGGCGTTCGCCGCCCAGGTCCTGGCCGTCATGGACGGACTCAAGCTCGATCCGGACCGCGTCAACCCGAACGGCGGGGCGATCGCCCTCGGCCATCCCATCGGCGCCACGGGAACCGTCCTGTTGCTCAAGGCGGCTCACGAACTGCGCCGCACGGGCGGCCGGTTGGCCGTGATCGCCCTATGCATCGGCGGCGGCCAGGGAATCGCCGCACTGATCGAGAACCCGGACGGGACCCGATGA
- a CDS encoding AMP-binding protein, which translates to MSEYVWHPTPEFTEHGNIAAFCRKHGIDGGYRELQNRSVTHPQWFWERAAADIGIVWHTPPRRVCDDTGGIASTRWFPGGRTNLVDSCLHRHLRQGRGRAPALRWEREDGTKGVLTYDEVAARSARVAGGLRALGVAEGDRVAGYLPAGPEAFVLLFACARIGAVLVPLFSGFGTEAIAVRLVDAGARVLVTAAAATRHGRRYDMETVARTALAKATCVRHLVVVREEPGAPPDPSGQSRRNMPSAPVGAGATPRASRPSWAGDVSQDEPTASPGPATTTWHRLSGAEPAETVSLPTGTPFLLLHTSGTTGRPKGTIHTHGGFPVQVGSETRYNLDLRPDDVAFWVTDPGWIMFPLVAVGATLAGACVLAYQGTIDHPDVTRLWRLLDDHGVTVFGSSPSLARMLMGRDPKHPAPSRLRVLGSTGEPWTEEAWRWYFADFGGKRCPVINICGGTEVGGSLLASAPTLPQSPCSFSGPCLGIDAAIEDDQDTEPPEGHVGELVVRHSWPGMTRGLWRARERFADTYFGRRPGRWSHGDLVSRTGDEWFVHGRLDDIIKVAGKRLGPAEVEDAVVGDPAVAEAAAVGIPHPVKGEALWCFAVPAAGQPLGAPEAERIRGRVAHALGPAFRPSRVVAVPELPRTRNGKVMRRLIRSLVTGEALGDLSTLVNPAGLDAIRTALQEQ; encoded by the coding sequence ATGAGCGAGTACGTCTGGCATCCCACGCCGGAGTTCACCGAACACGGCAACATCGCGGCCTTCTGCCGCAAGCACGGCATCGACGGCGGCTACCGCGAACTGCAGAACAGGTCCGTCACCCACCCCCAGTGGTTCTGGGAACGGGCCGCGGCGGACATCGGCATCGTCTGGCACACGCCGCCGAGGCGCGTGTGCGACGACACCGGAGGCATCGCCTCCACCCGCTGGTTCCCGGGAGGACGCACCAACCTCGTGGACTCCTGTCTCCACCGCCACCTACGGCAGGGGCGCGGGCGGGCTCCCGCACTGCGCTGGGAGCGGGAGGACGGCACGAAGGGAGTTCTCACGTACGACGAGGTCGCTGCCCGCAGCGCCCGGGTGGCAGGCGGACTGCGCGCCCTCGGGGTCGCGGAGGGCGACCGGGTGGCCGGGTATCTGCCGGCCGGTCCCGAGGCCTTCGTCCTGCTCTTCGCCTGCGCGCGCATCGGCGCCGTGCTGGTGCCGCTGTTCTCCGGCTTCGGCACCGAGGCGATCGCCGTACGGCTTGTCGACGCCGGGGCGAGGGTCCTGGTCACCGCGGCGGCCGCCACCCGGCACGGCCGCCGGTACGACATGGAGACGGTGGCCCGTACAGCACTGGCAAAGGCCACGTGCGTACGTCATCTCGTCGTCGTTCGCGAAGAGCCGGGCGCCCCGCCGGATCCCTCCGGGCAGAGCCGCCGGAACATGCCATCCGCACCCGTAGGGGCGGGCGCAACGCCCCGTGCGTCGAGGCCCTCCTGGGCAGGCGACGTGTCGCAGGACGAGCCGACCGCCTCGCCGGGGCCCGCGACGACGACCTGGCACCGGCTCTCCGGCGCCGAGCCTGCCGAGACCGTCTCGCTCCCCACCGGCACCCCCTTCCTCCTGCTGCACACGTCGGGCACCACCGGGCGCCCCAAGGGCACGATCCACACCCACGGCGGCTTCCCGGTCCAGGTCGGCAGCGAGACCCGGTACAACCTCGACCTGCGGCCGGACGACGTGGCCTTCTGGGTCACCGACCCCGGCTGGATCATGTTCCCGCTCGTCGCCGTGGGCGCCACCCTCGCCGGCGCCTGCGTCCTGGCGTATCAGGGCACGATCGACCATCCGGACGTCACCCGCCTGTGGCGGCTGCTCGACGACCACGGGGTCACCGTCTTCGGCAGCTCGCCCAGCCTGGCCCGCATGCTGATGGGCCGCGACCCGAAGCATCCGGCGCCGTCCCGGTTGCGCGTCCTCGGCTCCACCGGCGAGCCGTGGACCGAGGAGGCGTGGCGCTGGTACTTCGCCGACTTCGGCGGCAAACGCTGCCCGGTGATCAACATCTGCGGCGGCACCGAGGTCGGCGGATCCCTGCTCGCCTCCGCGCCCACCCTGCCCCAGTCGCCGTGCAGTTTCTCGGGGCCCTGCCTGGGCATCGACGCGGCGATCGAGGACGACCAGGACACAGAGCCGCCCGAAGGACACGTCGGTGAACTGGTCGTGCGGCACTCCTGGCCCGGCATGACCCGGGGACTGTGGCGAGCGCGGGAACGCTTCGCCGACACCTACTTCGGCCGGAGGCCGGGCCGCTGGTCCCACGGCGACCTCGTCTCCCGGACCGGTGACGAGTGGTTCGTCCACGGCCGCCTCGACGACATCATCAAGGTCGCCGGCAAACGCCTCGGGCCCGCCGAGGTCGAGGACGCCGTCGTCGGAGACCCGGCCGTCGCCGAGGCAGCCGCAGTCGGGATACCGCACCCCGTCAAGGGCGAGGCCCTGTGGTGCTTCGCGGTCCCGGCGGCCGGGCAGCCCCTCGGCGCACCGGAAGCCGAGCGGATCCGCGGACGGGTGGCCCACGCGCTCGGCCCCGCGTTCCGGCCCAGCCGGGTGGTCGCCGTACCGGAGCTGCCCAGGACCCGCAACGGCAAGGTGATGCGGCGGCTCATCCGCAGCCTCGTCACCGGCGAGGCGCTCGGTGACCTGTCCACCCTCGTCAACCCGGCCGGCCTCGACGCGATCCGTACCGCCCTGCAGGAACAGTGA
- a CDS encoding MBL fold metallo-hydrolase yields the protein MPTIDILLPGFAIDTDQGFPAFCGVFLVRGPDAAGRHRNILVDAAHVGRRPFLWNALAAHGLDAEDIDTVVLTHAHWDHVQNIDLFPQATLVLHPDERRYAHTPHANDWATPAWTGLLLEQLPVREVTDGEEIIPGVDVIGLPGHSPGSIGVVVQTERGRATITGDALHFAYVALTKRNPLVFWDADQAARSIERVLTVSDVVYPGHDRPFRLTSDAGIDYLEPFALTLTGLRPDTLGLRFADASSRPLWVMPGVKEQPELYEKNADEIQRRINRVPKVVRPVPREAGPAKG from the coding sequence ATGCCGACGATCGACATCCTCCTGCCCGGCTTCGCCATCGACACCGACCAGGGCTTTCCCGCCTTCTGCGGGGTGTTCCTGGTACGCGGCCCGGACGCCGCCGGACGGCACCGGAACATCCTCGTCGACGCCGCCCACGTCGGCCGCCGCCCCTTCCTGTGGAACGCGCTCGCCGCACACGGCCTCGACGCCGAGGACATCGACACCGTCGTCCTCACCCACGCCCACTGGGACCACGTCCAGAACATCGACCTGTTCCCGCAGGCCACCCTCGTCCTCCACCCCGACGAGCGCCGGTACGCGCACACCCCGCACGCCAACGACTGGGCCACGCCCGCCTGGACGGGGCTGCTCCTCGAACAACTCCCCGTCCGCGAGGTCACGGACGGGGAGGAGATCATCCCGGGCGTGGACGTCATCGGCCTGCCCGGCCACTCGCCCGGCAGCATCGGCGTGGTCGTGCAGACCGAGCGGGGGCGCGCCACCATCACCGGCGACGCCCTGCACTTCGCGTACGTCGCCCTCACCAAACGCAACCCCCTGGTCTTCTGGGACGCCGACCAGGCCGCCCGCAGCATCGAACGGGTCCTTACTGTGTCCGACGTGGTCTACCCGGGCCACGACCGCCCGTTCCGGCTCACGTCGGACGCCGGCATCGACTACCTGGAACCCTTCGCGCTCACCCTGACCGGACTGCGGCCCGACACCCTTGGACTCCGCTTCGCCGACGCCTCGTCACGCCCGCTGTGGGTCATGCCGGGCGTCAAGGAGCAGCCCGAGCTGTACGAGAAGAACGCCGACGAGATCCAACGACGCATCAACCGGGTGCCGAAGGTGGTGCGCCCAGTTCCGCGAGAAGCCGGGCCAGCGAAGGGCTGA
- a CDS encoding thioesterase II family protein, translating into MTTTAPASCLGRAPREGARLRLFCFHHAGGGASFFSSWPGRLPFDVDVLPVQLPGREARYREPRFQDAGEVVEALGRDLAPRLDEGPWAAYGHSMGAMVAFALAAARLREGGRPPEALFLGAYAAPYVSPSLPPPDRYDDHELARLLVDFGGLSPRFLGRDDWLRVLLPILRDDLRVCATHHRAGLPDPDDERARLPLHVEAFAGVDDPLVTPGAVRAWGRYVNSFRMTTVPGGHFFPRQAPDPFFDRLSPSLARLLAELGAPPSAPG; encoded by the coding sequence ATGACCACTACGGCTCCGGCGTCCTGCCTCGGCCGGGCGCCCCGCGAGGGCGCCCGGCTCAGGCTGTTCTGCTTCCACCACGCGGGCGGCGGCGCCTCGTTCTTCAGCTCGTGGCCCGGTCGCCTGCCGTTCGACGTCGACGTCCTGCCGGTGCAGTTGCCGGGCCGCGAGGCGCGCTACCGCGAGCCCCGCTTCCAGGACGCGGGCGAGGTCGTCGAGGCCCTCGGGCGCGATCTCGCGCCTCGGCTCGACGAGGGGCCCTGGGCCGCCTACGGCCACAGCATGGGCGCGATGGTGGCCTTCGCGCTGGCGGCGGCCCGGCTTCGCGAGGGCGGCCGCCCTCCCGAGGCCCTGTTCCTCGGGGCGTACGCGGCGCCGTATGTGTCGCCGTCGCTGCCGCCGCCCGACCGGTACGACGACCACGAACTGGCCCGTCTCCTGGTGGACTTCGGCGGGCTGAGTCCGCGGTTCCTCGGACGGGACGATTGGCTGCGGGTGCTGCTGCCCATCCTCCGCGACGACCTGCGGGTCTGCGCGACCCACCACCGGGCGGGACTGCCGGACCCGGACGACGAACGGGCCCGGCTGCCGCTCCACGTCGAGGCTTTCGCGGGCGTCGACGACCCGCTCGTCACCCCGGGCGCGGTGCGGGCCTGGGGGAGGTACGTGAACAGCTTCCGCATGACCACCGTCCCCGGCGGTCACTTCTTTCCGCGCCAGGCACCCGATCCGTTCTTCGACCGGCTCAGCCCTTCGCTGGCCCGGCTTCTCGCGGAACTGGGCGCACCACCTTCGGCACCCGGTTGA